Proteins from a single region of Musa acuminata AAA Group cultivar baxijiao unplaced genomic scaffold, Cavendish_Baxijiao_AAA HiC_scaffold_963, whole genome shotgun sequence:
- the LOC135665238 gene encoding zinc finger CCCH domain-containing protein 32-like: MSSRGGRIPSRPLAANAEALKRNVDCFYFIASPTTCTKGSKCEYRHSEGARFNPKDCLYWLKGNCLNPRCTFRHRPLESLFGNPRAMAVPAEPSSSTAVQVADRPPPNNINRNTTPCYFFMKGKCLKGDECPFRHGVGTPLDLHKDQQSTPSVSAVKAGQYRFQSMEEALEYFKKDKELKGESSHDRIEDSDFFRDVDECAAAWLQRGRTLDFLDQCNDPQSDHQREKDQHTENRESEMSGSLHGREQQKTSSEWTLDISMLEKGKLREESYDELDDEPVPRSETDQHRGLHGRDEKLLEGPSMRTKSKPREESNDELDPCDLRHQLPRVRRPKDSGRVSDPDDRGSHRYVHDDSSHAQHSQWDRQSLGRGRSKSIISLPTKSSPDRPTGWPSAIDTDRERKRRRLSPAMLMNDQESCARLDADSSSGAKRTSGGRTAGKDVAYPSDFPGPKSLAELRGAKASQTSYDEKRLSSSETADHQEYGSSLSFEGPLPLSVILQRKREAAPEKSAISSNGEGDNQGDADDHAWDPAEDGGNVPEASKGTTVDEEEEEGRIAKELLDGADEVVNYEEAAEGEDNEYEVDEDDFVKMVGDLLV, from the exons GGAAGTAAATGTGAGTATCGTCACAGCGAGGGTGCCAGGTTTAACCCCAAGGATTGCTTGTACTGGCTAAAGGGAAACTGCTTGAATCCAAGGTGTACTTTCCGTCATCGA CCACTTGAATCGCTGTTTGGAAATCCCAGGGCCATGGCAGTGCCTGCTGAACCATCATCGTCAACAGCAGTTCAAGTTGCAGATCGTCCACCTCCTAATAATATTAACAGGAATACTACTCCCTGCTATTTTTTCATGAAGGGGAAATGCTTAAAAGGTGATGAATGTCCTTTCAGACATGGAGTTGGTACTCCATTAGACCTTCACAAGGACCAGCAAAGCACTCCTAGTGTAAGTGCTGTCAAAGCTGGCCAGTATCGGTTTCAGTCCATGGAGGAGGCCCTTGAGTATTTTAAGAAGGATAAAGAGCTTAAGGGTGAGTCTTCTCATGATCGTATAGAGGATTCTGATTTCTTCCGAGATGTAGACGAGTGTGCTGCGGCATGGCTTCAACGTGGAAGGACTTTGGATTTTCTAGATCAATGTAATGACCCCCAGTCAGATCATCAACGGGAGAAAGATCAGCACACTGAGAACAGGGAGTCTGAAATGTCCGGGAGCTTACACGGGCGGGAACAGCAAAAGACCTCCTCCGAGTGGACTTTGGACATATCAATGCTCGAGAAAGGAAAATTGAGGGAGGAGAGCTATGATGAGTTAGATGATGAACCAGTTCCAAGATCGGAGACAGATCAGCACAGGGGCTTGCACGGACGGGATGAGAAGCTTTTGGAGGGACCATCAATGCGGACGAAAAGCAAGCCGAGGGAGGAGAGCAATGATGAGTTGGATCCTTGTGATCTCCGCCATCAGTTACCGAGAGTAAGAAGACCAAAAGATTCGGGACGGGTTAGCGATCCTGATGATCGTGGCAGTCAtcgatatgttcatgatgatagtTCTCATGCTCAGCATTCACAGTGGGATCGCCAGTCTCTCGGAAGGGGAAGATCCAAAAGTATAATATCTCTGCCTACCAAATCTTCACCAGATCGACCTACTGGCTGGCCGTCTGCGATAGACACAGAcagagaaaggaaaagaagaagattatCGCCAGCCATGCTGATGAACGATCAGGAAAGCTGCGCAAGGTTGGATGCGGATTCAAGCTCCGGTGCAAAGAGGACATCTGGTGGACGGACAGCGGGAAAAGATGTTGCTTACCCTTCAGATTTTCCAGGCCCAAAGAGTCTTGCTGAGCTTAGAGGTGCAAAAGCTTCTCAGACCTCCTACGACGAGAAAAGATTAAGTTCCAGCGAAACTGCAGATCATCAGGAATATGGATCCTCCCTCTCTTTCGAAGGCCCACTGCCATTGAGTGTCATTCTCCAGAGGAAAAGAGAGGCTGCACCTGAGAAGAGTGCGATCTCAAGCAATGGGGAAGGAGATAATCAAGGAGATGCAGATGATCATGCTTGGGATCCTGCCGAGGATGGTGGGAATGTCCCTGAAGCATCCAAGGGTACGACGgttgatgaagaggaagaagagggtagGATCGCTAAGGAATTACTTGATGGTGCAGATGAAGTGGTTAATTATGAGGAGGCAGCTGAAGGCGAAGATAATGAATACGAGGTGGATGAAGATGACTTTGTCAAGATGGTAGGAGACCTATTGGTCTGA